In a genomic window of Chitinophagales bacterium:
- a CDS encoding ABC transporter substrate-binding protein gives MRILYLLPILTITVLLTACGNGNNSGTKSTTNLQAKGGVKYGGVFRENETEYYRSLFPQNITEVVGHRITNQVYEGLVTLNQKDLSIEPSLAESWTVNDSATIFTFKIRKGVFFHPHESFEGGKGREVTAQDFAYCLELLCKKSATNQGFWLFDGVVKGAKNHYESPSESTLAALGIKALDATTLQITLEKPYAGFLYRLAMPFCAVFPKELYEKKGEAMRDIAVGTGPFIIKKVLQDEGVYLARNESYWKKDEFGNSLPYLDGIKFSFIKEEKTEMLEFRKGNLEMKYRLPLDAVNDIIDENGNLKGEYKAFEIQKATELSLQYYGFLHTHPIFSNLHVRKAFCYAIDRKKIVDYTVKGEGIPAFNGIVPLGMNGYNNEAVKGFTFDPAKAKEELKLAGFENGKNFPKITLQINSGGGRNEKVAEAITAMLKENLNVEVVITQLPFAQHLENYETGKAAFWRAGWVADYPDPENFLTLCYGKHVPAKPTEKAYLNAYRYKNAAYDKLFEEALATTNFEKRNQLYEQLDQIAINDAVMLPIYYTINRRLIQPYVKNFPVNGMEYRNYREVWFDKK, from the coding sequence ATGCGCATTCTATATCTTCTACCCATTTTAACCATTACCGTATTGCTAACTGCTTGTGGAAACGGCAATAACTCCGGTACAAAAAGCACTACCAATCTGCAAGCAAAAGGCGGTGTAAAATACGGAGGGGTTTTTCGCGAAAACGAAACAGAGTATTACCGCTCGCTCTTTCCGCAAAACATTACAGAAGTTGTAGGACATCGCATTACCAACCAAGTATATGAAGGCTTGGTTACACTCAATCAAAAAGATTTAAGTATTGAACCTTCCTTAGCCGAAAGTTGGACGGTAAACGACAGTGCAACCATCTTTACTTTCAAAATTCGCAAAGGCGTTTTCTTCCACCCACACGAATCTTTTGAAGGTGGAAAAGGCCGAGAAGTAACAGCACAAGATTTTGCATACTGCTTAGAATTATTGTGTAAAAAATCTGCTACCAACCAAGGTTTCTGGTTATTCGATGGCGTAGTAAAAGGCGCCAAAAACCATTACGAATCACCTAGCGAAAGCACCTTGGCAGCATTAGGAATAAAAGCCTTAGATGCAACTACACTGCAAATTACTTTAGAAAAACCCTATGCCGGATTTTTGTACCGCCTTGCCATGCCTTTTTGTGCAGTATTTCCAAAAGAATTATACGAAAAGAAAGGTGAAGCCATGCGCGATATTGCAGTAGGCACAGGACCATTTATCATTAAAAAAGTACTGCAAGACGAAGGTGTTTATTTAGCCCGCAACGAAAGCTATTGGAAGAAAGATGAATTTGGAAACAGCCTTCCTTACTTAGACGGCATCAAGTTTTCTTTTATTAAAGAAGAAAAAACCGAAATGCTCGAATTCAGAAAAGGAAATTTAGAAATGAAATACCGTTTACCTTTAGATGCCGTTAATGATATTATAGACGAAAACGGCAACCTAAAAGGCGAATACAAAGCCTTTGAAATACAAAAAGCAACAGAGTTATCATTACAGTATTATGGCTTTTTACACACCCACCCCATTTTCTCCAACCTACATGTACGCAAAGCATTTTGCTACGCAATAGACAGAAAAAAAATAGTGGATTATACCGTAAAGGGCGAAGGCATTCCTGCGTTTAACGGTATAGTACCGCTCGGCATGAACGGATACAACAACGAAGCCGTAAAAGGCTTTACCTTCGACCCTGCCAAAGCCAAAGAAGAGCTAAAACTTGCAGGCTTCGAAAACGGTAAAAATTTCCCGAAAATAACCTTGCAAATAAACAGCGGAGGAGGCCGAAACGAAAAAGTAGCAGAAGCAATTACAGCCATGCTTAAAGAAAATTTGAATGTTGAAGTTGTAATTACCCAACTCCCTTTTGCGCAACACTTAGAAAATTATGAAACCGGAAAAGCTGCCTTTTGGCGTGCAGGTTGGGTGGCAGATTACCCCGATCCCGAAAACTTTCTTACACTCTGCTATGGAAAACACGTACCTGCCAAGCCAACCGAAAAAGCATACCTAAACGCATATCGCTATAAGAATGCAGCATACGATAAATTATTTGAAGAAGCATTGGCAACCACCAATTTCGAAAAACGTAATCAGCTTTACGAACAGTTAGACCAAATAGCCATAAACGATGCCGTAATGCTTCCAATTTATTACACCATCAACCGAAGACTTATTCAACCTTATGTGAAAAATTTTCCCGTAAATGGAATGGAATACCGCAACTATCGCGAAGTATGGTTCGATAAAAAATAA
- a CDS encoding 1-acyl-sn-glycerol-3-phosphate acyltransferase, which translates to MQLKFIAKFFILLWSVWAGFVFFGLLAIGFPIIIIPALLGSNYLKKQVWQVLRYIAKLILLLWGVRVEIKNKHLIDATGQYVYVPNHRSYLDALVVGSSIPNHIKYLGKAEVLKWPLLGFILKHYHIPVQRDDAGSRNLSLAQMDELVKSGVSLCIFPEGTCNTTPNLLKKFHEGAFKIAIPNQIPIVPITVIGTGELMPRNGLLLKPGKIIIYWHAPIATTNYTANDTPQLVEKVQQTLLEDLVRHYPNGYLS; encoded by the coding sequence TTGCAGTTGAAATTTATTGCCAAGTTCTTCATATTGCTTTGGTCTGTATGGGCAGGCTTTGTATTCTTTGGGCTGCTTGCAATTGGCTTTCCTATCATTATTATTCCTGCATTACTTGGCAGCAATTACTTAAAAAAACAAGTATGGCAGGTTTTGCGTTATATCGCAAAACTTATATTGCTGCTGTGGGGCGTACGTGTAGAGATAAAAAACAAACACTTAATTGATGCTACCGGGCAGTATGTATATGTACCCAACCATAGAAGCTATTTAGATGCGCTGGTAGTTGGCTCCAGCATTCCCAACCACATTAAATATTTAGGAAAAGCGGAAGTTTTAAAATGGCCACTTTTGGGATTTATTTTAAAGCATTACCACATTCCGGTACAACGCGATGATGCAGGAAGCCGCAACCTTAGCCTTGCTCAAATGGATGAATTAGTAAAAAGTGGCGTATCGCTCTGCATATTTCCGGAAGGCACTTGCAACACAACTCCCAACTTGCTCAAAAAATTTCACGAAGGCGCTTTTAAAATTGCAATACCCAACCAAATTCCCATAGTGCCAATTACCGTAATTGGAACCGGAGAACTCATGCCCAGAAACGGCTTACTGCTTAAGCCCGGAAAAATAATTATCTATTGGCATGCACCCATTGCCACCACTAATTATACCGCCAACGATACTCCACAACTGGTAGAAAAAGTACAGCAAACACTCTTAGAGGATTTAGTTCGCCATTATCCAAACGGCTATCTCTCCTAA